From the genome of Adhaeribacter pallidiroseus:
GCAAAAAGGTTATAGGAGGGTAAACTTTACCTTGTCGGCCATTTTGCGAGTATCGGTTTGTATAGCCTTTGCTGACAATATCGTAAGAATTAGCGCCCAAAGAGGAAAAAGTTTGGTCAATGGAATACTTAATAGAATCTACGGCGGTTAAAATGCCAACTAAAGACATGATACCAATAGAAACAATCAGTGCGGTTAACACCGTACGCAGCAGATTACTCTGGATCGAGCGTAAACCTTCTTTAATATTTTCGATTAAATTCATGTGTTTTTAAAAAAAAAAGCAACCCGCTCTTAAAAAGAAATCGTTAAAATAACTTTAAGCTGAATTGTCTAAATTTAAGAGCAATTTTTGAAATCCTGCACGTTTATAACGTAAAAATGTGTATGTTACCTTACATAATAAATTCTGGAAGCACATGACTGGTAAGATTATAAGCACTTTTGTGCTACTATTACTAATTACTTTTAAAGGATTAGCCTCCCAGGTGCTCATCCCGATGGATGAAACGCAAAAAGACCATTTAAAGTCTTATGGCTTAGCTTACTGGGTGCTCCAAAACCAGGTAGAAGTAGATTGGCTACTAAATTACAAAGGCGGTTCTTTTTCGTTTCCGCACAGCCCAAAGCTTGAAAACGAAATGGTGGTGCGGGGCATTAGTTACCAGGTTATTTCGGATGCCCAATATAATCAAGTACTGGCCTTAATTGCCTCGCCGGAATCCAACATGGACGTTATGAAACTAGAAAAAGTCCCGAAAGTGGCGGTGTATTCTCCTAAAACTAAGCAACCCTGGGACGATGCTGTTACGTTGGTACTTACTTACGCCGAAATTCCTTATGACATTATCTACGACGAAGAAGTAATGGAAGGCGTTTTACCGAAGTATGATTGGCTACATTTACACCACGAAGATTTTACCGGCCAATACGGTAAGTTTTACATGTCGTATAAAAGCTACCCTTGGTACATTGCCCAGCAACAGGAATCCGAAGCTACTGCCAAAAAAAATGGCTTTAATAAAGTTACCCAACTGAAATTAGCGGTAGCCAATAAAATTAAAGAATTTTGCGCCGGCGGCGGTTTTATGTTCGCGATGTGTTCCGCTACGGACACGTATGATATAGCCTTGGCCGCTTCCGGAGTAGATATTGTGGAAGCCATGTTTGATGGGGATGCTGCGGACCCGAACGCCCAACAAAAACTGGATTACAGCAAAACTTTTGCTTTCAAAGATTTTACAATCAGCCGTAATCCCTATGATCCCGAGTTCTCCAACATTGACAACCAACAGCACGAACGGGGCTTAATGGAAAGTAACGATTTTTTTCAATTATTTACTTTTTCGGCTAAATGGGATCCCATTCCGACCATGCTCACGCAAAACCACGAGAAAACCGTGAAAGGCTTTATGGGCCAAACAACCGCCTTTAAAAAGAAACTAGTGAAAACAGATGTAATTGTGATGGGAGAAACAAAAGCCGCCAACGAAGTGCGCTACATGCACGGCACCTTAGGCAAAGGCACCTGGACTTTTTACGGAGGCCACGATCCCGAAGATTATCAGCACCACGTAGGCGAAGAACCTACGGATTTAGCCTTGCATCCCAATTCGCCGGGATACCGCTTAATTCTTAATAATATACTTTTCCCAGCCGCCAAAAAGAAAAAATTAAAGACTTAGGCAGTATTATTTTTAAATTCATTGCATTAAAAGCCGGCTTGTCCGGCTTTTCTTTTTGGTATAAACTTAATAGTGGATTATTCCTCTTTACTCGTTTATTATATGTAAAATCCCATATTAGTTTAAAGCAAAATTGTAAATTTTAAAGTTTTTATAGCTATATATGTAAATTCAAAAATGTACATGTGTCTTTAAATTAATTCTGCTACCATGAAAATTCAAAGTACACAAACCTTCGTCTTTTTATCACTGATTTGGTTAATTTCTGCTTGTTCCCTCATCAGTCATCACTCTGGCTACGATGCTAATCCCGTGTATGCACCGTTTCACGAAAAAGCTAATGAGTTAAAATTAAGCGCTGGCTATGGACGCGTGTTAGGAATACAGGGAAATGCTTCTTATTCGCTTTCCAACCGCATAGCCGTAATGGCAGGAGGTGTATATAATCATCAAACTATTGGCACAATCGGCATTTTGGATGAAATCTACTTTAAAATAAAAAGCCATTATGCCGAAGGTGGTATAGGTTATTATTTTCCGGTTGAAGGAAAAGCCATTACCCAAGTTGAAATATTTGCTGGTTTAGGATCCGGCATCATAAATAAAAAAACAGATTTTGATAAAAATTTTTCAGGGAGTTACCAGGAATGGAACAGTAGTTTTCAAAAAACTTTTATTTTAATTACGGCTAAAAAACCAACCACCGATAATCTGGACATAGGCTTTGCTAATCGCTTGTCTTTGATTCATTTTGATAAATTACAGTATAGTTCTTATAACGATTCGGCCCGCAATACTAATTTAAATTCTTTAGTAACGGAACCAGTTTTGATTGTAAACTATGGCAAACGCCTAAAATTTACTTCTCAGGTTGGTGTCGCTATTCCATTAACAACACCTTTTAAAACTACCTCTGGCACCAGGTATGCAAATGCAAGCGGCATTTTTCAAATCGGAGTAAAGTATGACTTAATAAAGTAGTTTTTTAAATTTCCAGTAACGAACCACCAATAACTTTTTAATGCATCCGGTCCGGCCGGTGTTCCAGGTTGCGGATGATATCGGCTTCAATTTTTAATAATTCCTGAAGCCGGGCGTCTACTATTTCGGCGGGCATGTACTCTTTGGCTAATTTCACAAAACTCACGTAATGTCCGGCTTCAGAAGCCATTAATTCATAATAAAATTTTTGCAAGCCTTCGTCCGGAATATTTTTCCAGAGCAGTTTAAAACGTTCGCAGCTGCGGGCTTCTATTAAGGCATTTACCAGCAAGTGGTCCATTAACTGGCGCTCGCGCTTATCGCCTTTGCGAATGTGCTTGCTTAATTCCACTACGTATTCATCCGGACGATTACGGCCTAAAGCATAACCTCTTTTTTTTAGCTCTTCGAGTACCCGCTCAAAATGTCCCCATTCTTCGGCCACTAAGGCCGTCATTTCGTCTACAAGCTTAGTCTTGTCGGGGTATTTTACAATTAAAGAAATACCCGATGTTGCGGCTTTTTGTTCGCAGTAGGCGTGATCCACTAATATTTCTTCAATGTTTTTTTCGGCAATATTCACCCAGCGCGGGTCTGTAGGCAGTTTTAATTTTAAAATAGTTTTGCCCGGATTCGTCATTTCTTCCATGTGTGTTGTGGTTGCGGGTTGCAAGTTACAGGTTGCAGATTTTTAAACAATTATGGTCGTTTAATCTTGTGTTTGGGTATATAGCCTGTAGCTTACAATATAAACCTTGTAGTTTAACTTGTAATCTGCAACTGGTAACCTGTAACCAGGTTAATCGAAAAACATCCAGCGCAGGCCAAAAGTTAAATTACGGGGCTGGCCTAGATAAATGGGAGTAGTAAAATACCCATCTGCCGGAAAGCCTTGGTTCACGTGGGCCATTTTTACGAAAATATTAAATGATTTAATATCAGCTGTTATGAATGCGTCTATTAAAGGGTACGAAGGAATTAAGAAACGATTTTGCACATTCTGCACATCTTGTAAGTAAAATTGCTGAGTGACCGGCATGTAATTATCGGCGTAGAAATCATCCTGCATGTACATCTCCGCCCCTACTTGCCCGTACAATGCTTTTTTAAATAAATGCCCCTGGAAATAGACCTTCGTATTTACCATCCATTTAGGTACCCGGATCACCTCGGCTTTGCTGTTATCGGCGTAAACAAAATTATTCTCCCAATGAAAAGTTTTTAACGCTAAATGATGCTTTACTGATAAAGTATATAATTGTAGCTGGTTAGAAGTTTGGACCGGAACCGCATTTTCATTAAAATAAGTATAGTTTTGAATGTTGGTCCTGGCCAGTTCGGCATCTAACGAATTATGGAACAAGGTCCCATTTACCCGCACCGCTGAACGGTCGGCTACCGTATTTTGAAACGTGTTTGTGTTTATATGATCCCATTTAAAATGATTTGATAGTACCCGCTGTTGGGTTAAGGTGGGCGAATACGACGTACGCGATTGCGAAACGGTTAAAAACTTTAGTCGTAAGGCGGCTTCTAAGCGATAATCTTTAAATAATTGGTATTCCCCGTCAACGGTAACATTAAAAACATCCCGGAATAAAAATTCCCCGTGTCCGCCTAAAAAATATTGTTTAAAGTTACGTTTATAGCCCAACCTAATCGTATCATTTACCTGCTTATAATTTACCTGGAACAGATTATTGGCATAGCTCCCATTTCGTTGTTTAAAATACCCTCGAAAATAATGTAATTTGCTGTCGCTCATAACACCTATCGAATTCTCTAAATACCGAAAATTGCTGCCATCACTGGTTCTTACCGTGTCGTAATTCACAACAGGATAAAATATTAAAGAATCGCCTATATAAGATAACCCAGTATCTTTAAACCGGTTGAATTGCGAGCGATAGTCTAAAGTATGGTATACCTTAAAATAATCTTTGGCAATTTGGTAAACCTGGCTTATATGTAGGTTTTTACGATATTCCCGGTTAGTAGCGGTAGTTAATATTACTTGTACATTATCTATTTGGTACAAGCTATCAATACTTCCCTCATCCGCAGTATTCCTCTGGATGCCACCAGATTCCAAAATAGCTTGTTCGGCATAATTAAGATTCGCAAAAAGATGGTAGCGGTTTTCTTTGGTTTGCAAGTGAGTAAATAAAGTTATGCCGGTACGTTCTACCTGGCGGGTGCCCCGGGTGGCACTGGTACCATAAAATTTTTCGCTGGAGATCCGTTCGTAAGTAAAACCCACACTGGCATTTTCATTTATATTCCGGCTGAATGTTCCGTCGAAGATTTGCTGCCCATTTCCTCCTTGCACGTAACTCAACCGGGAATAAGGTGATTTAGAGTCGAAATACGTCTGATTGGCCGGATTGTAATTATAACGATCGAAGATAGAACGACCATAACGAGCCCCAATTTGGGTGGGGAGCGTAAAATACAACCTCTTAGAAGGTGTAGCTAAAATGCCTAAATCCTGGTAAAAAGTAGTATCGTTGTACCAGTTCCGGATTTGTTGCAAGTTGTTTAAAGTAGTATCTACTTGTTGTAACTCGTACTTACCCCGGAAGATATCGTTTTCTTGCAAAACCCGGGTAGTTTTAGGACTGTATAAATTAACCGTGGAATCATTTAAAATTTGAGCCTGGGCATTATAAAAGCCAGAAAGGCAGAATATAACCAATACTAAAAGGGACAGAATGTACTTCACGCTCAAAATTAATTATTTTCCGGTTTACTCTTGCTAGCTACGTGGTTTAAAATAAAGGCATCAAAATCCTGCTGATCCTTAACAAAAGCAACTCGAATTGGCAAATAAAACAAAGGTGCTGTTTTCCAAAATGGTTTTAATTTTGGTGCCATTAATTTAACAGCATCTTTTCGGGTAGTAATTATAACTACTGAGTTATTATGGGAGTAACGCTGCCAATCCGCAAAAATTTTCGCAACTTCCGATTCAGTATAAGCATGATGATCCGGAAACGCATAATGATGCAAAAGATCGTAAGCTTGTTGTTGTAAATAATTTAGCAAAGGCTTAGCGTTGGCAATGGCCGTTATTAATAATACCTTCTTGCTTACAGACGAACTTTGAAAACAAGGCACTAGCTTACCGTACTCGTAAAAAGTAAAAAAAACTGGTATAGGTTTATTGGCGCGGGAAACCACCTGTTTTTTAATTTTTAATGTTTGTTCCTGGCTAATCGTACCCGGGCATTTGGTAACAATAATAGCATCGGCGCGATTAGCTCCTACTGCAAATTCCCGTAACCGCCCGGCAGGCAAAACTAAATCCTGGTAAAATAAACGGGAATAATCCGTTAACAGAATATTTAAAGAGGGGGTTACTCTCCGATGCTGGTAAGCGTCATCCAAAATAATGGCTTCCAAATCCGGAAATTGCGCAAGTAGCCGCGTGATCCCTATTGCCCGATTTCCCGCTACTGCCACCCGCACGGCCGGGTAATCCAAGTAATACTGAAATGGTTCGTCGCCTAAAGATTCTACCGTGGCTGAAGCATTCGCTAATAAGTAACCTGTGGATTTTCGTTTATAGCCGCGACTAAGAGTAGCCACTTTTTTATAATGCAGTAAACGCAACAGGTATTCTACGTGCGGTGTTTTACCTGTGCCTCCCACCGTTAAGTTGCCGATACTGATAACGGGTACTTTAAAATGAGCCGATGTAAATAATTTTTGATCATACAATTTATTCCGCACCAACATAGTACCGCCGTAGAGCAGCGAAAACGGATACAATAAAAAAGAGATAACATTCATGCCCCTCATTGATTCAAACAAAATTAAACTATTTTTAAGCTCTCGTTAAATTTGGCTCCACAAATTAGGTTTATAAAATGTTTAAAATAAAAGATTTAATTTATTTGTTAGAGCAAGTGGCTCCTCCGGCTTACCAGGAATCGTACGATAATGTGGGTTTACAAACGGGAAATGTACAAGATACCATTACCGGAGTATTGTTAACTTTAGATTGCACCGAAGCCGTTATAAACGAAGCTATACAAAATAATTGCAACCTGATCATTGCCCATCATCCCGTAATATTTAAACCGCTTAAAAAATTAACGGGTCAGAATGCCGTTGAAAAAATTATTATAAAAGCGGTGCAAAATAATCTGGCCATTTACGCCTGTCATACCAATCTGGATAGCGTAATAAACGGGGTAAACAGCAAAATATGCCAAAAGTTAGGTTTAATAAATACGCGTATTCTGGCGCCTAAAGCCGGGATCTTACGCAAACTAGTTACATTTATTCCGGTCAGTAACACTTCCCAAGTTTTGCAGGCTTTACATCAAGCCGGGGCGGGCCACATGGGAGATTACGAAAACTGTTCTTTTCAGGTAACTGGTCAAGGCAGCTTTAAACCCATTAATAACGCCAATCCCGCTATTGGAGAAATTAACAAGCAAGAATTTGTGGAAGAAAACCGGGTAGAAGTAATTTTTCCGGCTTATCTCGAAAGCAAATTAACAAAAGCCTTGTTCCAAGCGCATCCTTACGAAGAAGTAGCGTACGACATTATCTCTTTAAACAATTATAACCAGCAAGTAGGGGCCGGTATGATCGGCGATTTACCCGATTCTCTCTCCGAGTCTGACTTTATAACCTATTTAAAAGAGAAAATGGGGCTGCAGATGGTAAAGCATACCGCCTTCCAAAATAAAAATTTAAAAAAAGTGGCTGTTTGCGGCGGCACGGGAAGTTTTTTAATGAAAGATGCTTTGCATCAACAAGCGGATGTATTTATAACCGCGGATTTAAAATACCACGAATATTTTGCGGCTGAAGACAAAATGATGTTGGCCGACATTGGCCACTACGAGAGCGAAGTTTATACAAAGGAATTATTTTATGAAATTATTAAAAATAAATTCACTAATTTTGCAGTCTTATTATCAAAAGTAAATACCAATCCTGTCAGATATAGTTAATCACTACATGGAAAGTACCGTAGCTAGTAAATTAGAAGCCCTCATGAAGCTTCAGCAAATTGATTCCCAATTAGACGAAATCAGACGTGTTCGGGGAGATTTACCGGAAGAAGTTAGGGACTTGGAAGATGAAATAGCCGGTTACGAAGTTCGGGTAAATAAATTTGACGAAGAGATTGAAGGTTTAAATCAAACGATTGCCGCCCGCAAGCAAGCCATTAAAGATTCCGAAGGTTTAATTCGCAAGTACGAAGACCAACAATCAAACGTCCGCAACAATCGGGAATACGACGCCATTACCAAAGAAATTGAATTACAAAAGCTGGAAATTCAGATTTCGGAGAAAAAAATTAAAGAGGCTTATTACCAAATAGATCAAAAACACCACGATATAGCCGGAACCAAGCAAAAACTGGAAGAACGTAGCAAAGACTTAAATTCGAAAACCGGCGAGTTAAACGTAATTGTTTCGGAAAGTGAAGAAGAAGAACGCCTGTTATTAGCTGACCGAGAAAAAGCGGTAAAAAATATTGAAGAACGGTTATTTAATGCGTATAGCCGGATCCGGCAAAATGTACGCAATGGCTTAGCCGTAGTTACCGTAAAGCGCGATGCCTGCGGAGGTTGCTTTAATACTGTTCCGCCACAACGGCAATCGGATATCGCTTCGCACAAAAAAATTATTGTTTGTGAACATTGCGGACGTATTTTCGCCGATGTAGAACAAAAAGCAGTTATTTAAGTAAATTTTTTTTAAAATTTTTAACAAAAAAGGATGGCCTAGGGTCATCCTTTTTTGTTTTATACCTACTGCTAAATTCAAGAAAGAAATTAAAGTTAAGCTATATTTTTGCGCATGTACCACTTAGAAATTTCACATAAGAATTTACCGGATTCTTTGGCCAATTTTAAAAAAAAAGCTTTAGCCTGGGCAAATTCTTATAAACAGGTTGCTTATTATGAGCCTAATGAGATTGCTTTTCCGCACCACGGATTTAAAAATTTTTTGGCGGTTAGCAATACTTTTTTGCCGATTGACACAAACATAGCTTTACAAGCTCTGCAAACTGAAATTTACCAGCAAAAGCAAATTCTTTGTTGTATTTTAAACTACAATTTAAAAAATCAAATCGAGGATCTTACCAACCCTAACCCCGACTTTATACAATTTCCGACTATTCATTATTTCTACCCGGAAGTACAGCTCTGCTTTCAATCAGAAAAAGTTATCATATACTCTGTTTCCGATAATTGCTTAGGTTTATACCGAGCAATTACGAAACAAGACATTACGGGCAATGTGCAGCTTAATGCCATGGCGTTTAAATCCCGGATTTCAAAAAAAGAATATATAAATCAGGTAAATCAGGTAAAACAAAGAATTTGGGAAGGAGATGTGTACGAACTTAATTTTTGCCAGGAGTTTTATGCATCGGTTTCGGACTTTAACCCCATTACCGCCTTCTTCCATTTAAATAAACTTTCGCCCATGCCCTTTGCTGGCTTTTATAAAGTGCAGGATCGTTATTTACTATGTGCTTCGCCAGAGCGTTTTTTAAAAAAAGATCAGAACACACTCATTTCTCAACCCATAAAAGGTACCATCCGGCGCGGTAACACCGAACCAGAAGATGCGCAGCTCAAACACGAATTAGCCACCAACGAAAAGGAAATTGCCGAAAACATGATGATTATGGATTTGGTGCGAAACGATCTGGCCCGGTGTTCGGTTAAGGGTTCCGTAAAAGTCGAAGAAATGTTTGCCATCTACAGCTTTAGGCAAGTTCACCAGATGATTACAACCATTCAATCCCAAGTGTCCGACAGAACTTCTTTTTCCGATATGATTCGGAGTACCTTTCCAATGGGAAGCATGACGGGAGCGCCTAAATTGGCGGCCTTGCGCTTAATTGATCAATACGAAGCATTTGCCCGTGGCTTATACTCCGGAAGTTTAGGTTACATTTTACCTAACGGGGATTTTGATTTTAATGTAGTTATCCGAAGTATTCAGTATAACAGTATAGCGGGTTATTTATCTTTTGCGGTAGGGAGTGCCATTACTTACGATTCGGACCCGGAAAAGGAGTTTGAAGAATGTTTGTTAAAATCTAAAGCCATTCTTGAAATACTACAATAAAACTTAGGTTTACTATAGTAGAACGGCATAATATTGGTAAATGGTCGAGCGAACCAAAATTTGATCATGAAAAAAATTCTACCCATTTTATTTTTAAGCAGTTCCCTATTTGTAAGCGGTTGTGCTTCATCGTTTAAGAGTATCAATCCAGAAAAAATTTCTTATTCGTACACGAGCAAAGAATCTGAGGTGCAGTATTCGTATGCGTATGATGTACTAGCTATGCAGGGTAACCGGAAATACGTTAAAAAGGAACGGAAGCATGGCTTGCGGGTAGTTGCCGTTAAAATTGTAAATACCACTGAGCAAACCTTGCGGTTAAATGACAATTTAAAATTAATGGTGGGCAACAATCAAACAGTGCCGGTAGCCCCCACCATTGCCGCCAGAGAACTAAAACAAGGCGTGCCTATTTACTTACTTTACCTACTTTTAAATTTTACCGTTGGGGGCACTCAAACCACTACGAACGGCGTAACCACTACCACTGGAGGCAATTACATACCTAGTGGGCCA
Proteins encoded in this window:
- a CDS encoding asparagine synthetase B, with protein sequence MTGKIISTFVLLLLITFKGLASQVLIPMDETQKDHLKSYGLAYWVLQNQVEVDWLLNYKGGSFSFPHSPKLENEMVVRGISYQVISDAQYNQVLALIASPESNMDVMKLEKVPKVAVYSPKTKQPWDDAVTLVLTYAEIPYDIIYDEEVMEGVLPKYDWLHLHHEDFTGQYGKFYMSYKSYPWYIAQQQESEATAKKNGFNKVTQLKLAVANKIKEFCAGGGFMFAMCSATDTYDIALAASGVDIVEAMFDGDAADPNAQQKLDYSKTFAFKDFTISRNPYDPEFSNIDNQQHERGLMESNDFFQLFTFSAKWDPIPTMLTQNHEKTVKGFMGQTTAFKKKLVKTDVIVMGETKAANEVRYMHGTLGKGTWTFYGGHDPEDYQHHVGEEPTDLALHPNSPGYRLILNNILFPAAKKKKLKT
- the miaE gene encoding tRNA-(ms[2]io[6]A)-hydroxylase; the encoded protein is MEEMTNPGKTILKLKLPTDPRWVNIAEKNIEEILVDHAYCEQKAATSGISLIVKYPDKTKLVDEMTALVAEEWGHFERVLEELKKRGYALGRNRPDEYVVELSKHIRKGDKRERQLMDHLLVNALIEARSCERFKLLWKNIPDEGLQKFYYELMASEAGHYVSFVKLAKEYMPAEIVDARLQELLKIEADIIRNLEHRPDRMH
- a CDS encoding putative porin gives rise to the protein MKYILSLLVLVIFCLSGFYNAQAQILNDSTVNLYSPKTTRVLQENDIFRGKYELQQVDTTLNNLQQIRNWYNDTTFYQDLGILATPSKRLYFTLPTQIGARYGRSIFDRYNYNPANQTYFDSKSPYSRLSYVQGGNGQQIFDGTFSRNINENASVGFTYERISSEKFYGTSATRGTRQVERTGITLFTHLQTKENRYHLFANLNYAEQAILESGGIQRNTADEGSIDSLYQIDNVQVILTTATNREYRKNLHISQVYQIAKDYFKVYHTLDYRSQFNRFKDTGLSYIGDSLIFYPVVNYDTVRTSDGSNFRYLENSIGVMSDSKLHYFRGYFKQRNGSYANNLFQVNYKQVNDTIRLGYKRNFKQYFLGGHGEFLFRDVFNVTVDGEYQLFKDYRLEAALRLKFLTVSQSRTSYSPTLTQQRVLSNHFKWDHINTNTFQNTVADRSAVRVNGTLFHNSLDAELARTNIQNYTYFNENAVPVQTSNQLQLYTLSVKHHLALKTFHWENNFVYADNSKAEVIRVPKWMVNTKVYFQGHLFKKALYGQVGAEMYMQDDFYADNYMPVTQQFYLQDVQNVQNRFLIPSYPLIDAFITADIKSFNIFVKMAHVNQGFPADGYFTTPIYLGQPRNLTFGLRWMFFD
- the lpxK gene encoding tetraacyldisaccharide 4'-kinase, which codes for MNVISFLLYPFSLLYGGTMLVRNKLYDQKLFTSAHFKVPVISIGNLTVGGTGKTPHVEYLLRLLHYKKVATLSRGYKRKSTGYLLANASATVESLGDEPFQYYLDYPAVRVAVAGNRAIGITRLLAQFPDLEAIILDDAYQHRRVTPSLNILLTDYSRLFYQDLVLPAGRLREFAVGANRADAIIVTKCPGTISQEQTLKIKKQVVSRANKPIPVFFTFYEYGKLVPCFQSSSVSKKVLLITAIANAKPLLNYLQQQAYDLLHHYAFPDHHAYTESEVAKIFADWQRYSHNNSVVIITTRKDAVKLMAPKLKPFWKTAPLFYLPIRVAFVKDQQDFDAFILNHVASKSKPENN
- a CDS encoding Nif3-like dinuclear metal center hexameric protein, whose amino-acid sequence is MFKIKDLIYLLEQVAPPAYQESYDNVGLQTGNVQDTITGVLLTLDCTEAVINEAIQNNCNLIIAHHPVIFKPLKKLTGQNAVEKIIIKAVQNNLAIYACHTNLDSVINGVNSKICQKLGLINTRILAPKAGILRKLVTFIPVSNTSQVLQALHQAGAGHMGDYENCSFQVTGQGSFKPINNANPAIGEINKQEFVEENRVEVIFPAYLESKLTKALFQAHPYEEVAYDIISLNNYNQQVGAGMIGDLPDSLSESDFITYLKEKMGLQMVKHTAFQNKNLKKVAVCGGTGSFLMKDALHQQADVFITADLKYHEYFAAEDKMMLADIGHYESEVYTKELFYEIIKNKFTNFAVLLSKVNTNPVRYS
- a CDS encoding zinc ribbon domain-containing protein; translated protein: MESTVASKLEALMKLQQIDSQLDEIRRVRGDLPEEVRDLEDEIAGYEVRVNKFDEEIEGLNQTIAARKQAIKDSEGLIRKYEDQQSNVRNNREYDAITKEIELQKLEIQISEKKIKEAYYQIDQKHHDIAGTKQKLEERSKDLNSKTGELNVIVSESEEEERLLLADREKAVKNIEERLFNAYSRIRQNVRNGLAVVTVKRDACGGCFNTVPPQRQSDIASHKKIIVCEHCGRIFADVEQKAVI
- a CDS encoding anthranilate synthase component I family protein, which produces MYHLEISHKNLPDSLANFKKKALAWANSYKQVAYYEPNEIAFPHHGFKNFLAVSNTFLPIDTNIALQALQTEIYQQKQILCCILNYNLKNQIEDLTNPNPDFIQFPTIHYFYPEVQLCFQSEKVIIYSVSDNCLGLYRAITKQDITGNVQLNAMAFKSRISKKEYINQVNQVKQRIWEGDVYELNFCQEFYASVSDFNPITAFFHLNKLSPMPFAGFYKVQDRYLLCASPERFLKKDQNTLISQPIKGTIRRGNTEPEDAQLKHELATNEKEIAENMMIMDLVRNDLARCSVKGSVKVEEMFAIYSFRQVHQMITTIQSQVSDRTSFSDMIRSTFPMGSMTGAPKLAALRLIDQYEAFARGLYSGSLGYILPNGDFDFNVVIRSIQYNSIAGYLSFAVGSAITYDSDPEKEFEECLLKSKAILEILQ